In the Emys orbicularis isolate rEmyOrb1 chromosome 3, rEmyOrb1.hap1, whole genome shotgun sequence genome, one interval contains:
- the BTBD3 gene encoding BTB/POZ domain-containing protein 3 gives MVDDKGKNMKCLTFFLMLPETVKNRSKKSSKKGNSSSSSSSSKLPPVCYEIITLKTKKKKKMAADIFPRKKPANTNTTAVQQYHQQNLNNNNTIPAPNWQGLYPTIRERNAVMFNNDLMADVHFVVGPPGGTQRLPGHKYVLAVGSSVFHAMFYGELAEDKDEIRIPDVEPAAFLAMLKYIYCDEIDLAADTVLATLYAAKKYIVPHLARACVNFLETSLSAKNACVLLSQSCLFEEPDLTQRCWEVIDAQAELALKSEGFCDIDFQTLESILRRETLNAKEIVVFEAALNWAEVECQRQDLPVSIENKRKVLGKALYLIRIPTMALDDFANGAAQSGVLTLNETNDIFLWYTAAKKPELEFVSNARKGLVPQRCHRFQSCAYRSNQWRYRGRCDSIQFAVDKRVFIAGFGLYGSSCGSAEYSAKIELKRQGVILGQNLSKYFSDGSSNTFPVWFEYPVQIEPDTFYTASVILDGNELSYFGQEGMTEVQCGKVTVQFQCSSDSTNGTGVQGGQIPELIFYA, from the exons ATGGTAGATGACAAGGGAAAGAACATGAAATGTCTCACCTTCTTCTTGATGCTTCCAGAGACAGTCAAGAACAGGTCCAAGAAAAGCTCTAAGAAAGGAAatagtagtagcagcagcagcagcagcaagttgcCTCCAGTTTGCTATGAAATCATTACCTTGAAGaccaaaaagaagaagaagatggcTGCTGATATTTTTCCCAGAAAGAAACCAGCCAACACTAATACAACTGCTGTCCAGCAATACCACCAACAAAacctcaacaacaacaacactatCCCTGCCCCCAATTGGCAAGGGCTTTATCCCACCATCCGAGAGAG AAATGCAGTGATGTTCAACAATGACTTGATGGCAGATGTTCATTTTGTGGTTGGGCCACCAGGTGGGACCCAGCGGTTGCCAGGACACAAa TACGTCTTAGCTGTTGGGAGTTCTGTATTCCATGCAATGTTTTACGGAGAGCTTGCTGAGGACAAAGATGAAATTCGTATACCAGATGTTGAGCCTGCTGCTTTTCTCGCTATGCTGAA ATACATCTATTGTGATGAAATTGACTTAGCTGCCGATACCGTGCTGGCCACTCTTTATGCTGCCAAGAAGTACATCGTTCCTCATCTTGCCCGAGCATGTGTCAACTTCCTAGAGACGAGCCTAAGTGCAAAGAATGCCTGTGTGCTGCTCTCCCAGAGCTGCTTATTTGAAGAACCTGACCTGACCCAGCGCTGCTGGGAAGTGATTGATGCCCAAGCAGAGCTGGCTTTGAAATCTGAGGGGTTCTGTGATATTGATTTTCAGACACTTGAAAGCATCCTCCGAAGGGAGACGCTGAATGCCAAAGAAATTGTTGTTTTCGAAGCTGCGCTTAACTGGGCTGAAGTTGAGTGTCAACGGCAAGATTTACCTGTTAGCATAGAAAATAAACGCAAGGTCCTAGGGAAAGCTCTCTACCTGATTCGCATCCCTACCATGGCACTCGATGACTTTGCAAATGGTGCTGCTCAGTCCGGGGTGCTGACTCTCAATGAAACCAATGATATCTTCCTTTGGTATACAGCTGCCAAAAAGCCAGAATTAGAGTTCGTGAGCAATGCCAGAAAAGGCCTTGTCCCCCAGCGTTGCCACCGCTTCCAGTCTTGCGCCTACCGCAGCAACCAGTGGCGTTACAGGGGTAGGTGTGACAGCATCCAGTTTGCTGTTGATAAGAGAGTTTTCATTGCCGGCTTTGGGCTATATGGTTCTAGCTGTGGATCAGCAGAATATAGTGCAAAGATCGAACTTAAACGCCAAGGTGTTATCCTAGGCCAGAACTTGAGCAAGTATTTCTCAGACGGATCTAGCAACACTTTCCCAGTGTGGTTTGAGTATCCAGTGCAGATTGAGCCTGATACCTTTTATACAGCTAGTGTGATTCTGGATGGCAATGAACTAAGCTATTTTGGACAAGAAGGAATGACTGAAGTTCAGTGTGGGAAGGTAACTGTTCAATTCCAGTGCTCTTCAGACAGTACTAATGGCACTGGAGTGCAGGGAGGGCAGATTCCAGAACTCATATTCTACGCCTGA